One window of the Nocardia huaxiensis genome contains the following:
- a CDS encoding LysR family transcriptional regulator, protein MEHRDIEIFLTLAEELHFGRTADRLHITQSRVSHAIRKQERLIGAALFERTSRTVILTPIGEKLRADLERGYGQIKSAITDARAAANGRPTTLNVGIMGAMGHVIAPVFETFESAHPDVEIALREAHFSDPFGPLRTGEVDIQLLWLPVEETDLSVGPVVYTEPWRLAVSDRNPLAARAAVSMEDLAGQTFFDIGDVPPQYWVADKVPTHTPSGQPLRRGPRVRTFQEMLAAIAADRAVAFCCEHTVEYYGRPGVTYVPLSDAAPCQWVFVWRTGFDTALVRELSGIVMETA, encoded by the coding sequence ATGGAACACAGGGATATCGAAATCTTTCTGACGCTCGCCGAGGAGTTGCATTTCGGCCGCACCGCCGATCGTCTGCACATCACGCAATCCCGGGTCAGCCATGCCATCCGGAAACAGGAAAGGCTGATCGGCGCAGCGCTTTTCGAGCGCACCAGCCGCACCGTGATTCTCACGCCGATCGGCGAGAAACTGCGCGCTGACCTGGAACGCGGCTACGGCCAGATCAAGTCGGCCATCACCGATGCGCGCGCGGCCGCCAATGGCAGGCCGACCACGCTGAACGTCGGCATCATGGGCGCGATGGGTCACGTCATCGCGCCGGTGTTCGAGACCTTCGAAAGTGCCCATCCGGACGTGGAAATCGCATTGCGCGAAGCCCATTTCTCCGACCCGTTCGGACCGCTGCGCACGGGCGAGGTGGATATCCAGCTGCTGTGGCTTCCGGTCGAGGAAACCGATCTCAGCGTCGGCCCGGTGGTGTACACCGAACCGTGGCGGCTGGCCGTTTCCGACCGCAATCCACTCGCCGCCCGCGCCGCCGTCTCGATGGAGGACCTCGCCGGTCAGACTTTCTTCGATATCGGAGACGTACCGCCGCAGTACTGGGTGGCGGACAAAGTTCCGACGCATACGCCGTCCGGGCAGCCGCTGCGGCGTGGGCCGAGGGTGCGGACCTTTCAGGAGATGCTCGCCGCCATTGCCGCCGATCGCGCGGTCGCATTCTGCTGCGAGCACACCGTCGAGTATTACGGCCGGCCCGGCGTCACCTATGTTCCGCTGAGCGATGCCGCGCCGTGTCAATGGGTCTTCGTGTGGCGCACCGGATTCGATACCGCACTCGTTCGCGAGCTCAGCGGGATCGTCATGGAAACCGCGTGA
- a CDS encoding DMT family transporter, with amino-acid sequence MTLLYLAAALAVGGLLAVQASVNLQLNKAAGTPYGASTVQLGISALLLAVVAGIAGGWGAFGALGAVAADSPWKLLGGIASPIYITSAILLFPRLGALASVGLFVTGQMFASIAIDLGGLLGVEKRSPGGGMLLGAVAVLVGIVVVIRSQLSGGRNQGSPLSRVGWILLGLFAGAVLPIQGAVNAALRTDFGDPFATGLWSFLVATATIAIVLLVLLATGRSPAPRVAPLRTVPWWGWLGGVAAATYVTVTFSVIPHIGAATTIALTVTGQQLASAVIDHRGWFQLPATPITVERLGGLAALILGCALVQLA; translated from the coding sequence GTGACTCTCCTGTATCTGGCCGCGGCGCTGGCCGTCGGCGGTCTGCTCGCCGTGCAAGCCTCGGTGAATCTGCAACTCAACAAGGCGGCGGGCACGCCCTATGGCGCTTCCACGGTGCAATTGGGTATTTCGGCGCTGCTGCTCGCGGTGGTCGCCGGAATAGCCGGTGGCTGGGGCGCTTTCGGTGCGCTCGGTGCGGTGGCGGCGGACTCGCCGTGGAAACTGCTGGGCGGCATCGCCTCGCCGATCTACATCACCAGCGCCATCCTGCTGTTTCCCCGGCTGGGCGCGCTGGCCTCGGTCGGCTTGTTCGTGACCGGGCAGATGTTCGCCTCCATCGCGATCGATCTGGGCGGCCTGCTCGGTGTCGAGAAGCGTTCTCCCGGTGGGGGAATGCTGCTCGGTGCGGTGGCGGTGCTGGTCGGCATCGTGGTGGTGATCCGCAGCCAGCTGAGCGGCGGTCGAAACCAGGGCTCGCCGCTGTCGCGGGTCGGCTGGATCCTGCTGGGCCTGTTCGCCGGTGCGGTGCTGCCGATCCAGGGCGCGGTGAATGCCGCCCTGCGCACGGATTTCGGTGATCCGTTCGCCACCGGCCTGTGGTCGTTCCTGGTGGCGACGGCGACCATCGCCATCGTGCTGCTGGTCCTGCTCGCCACCGGCCGCAGCCCGGCCCCGCGGGTCGCGCCGCTGCGCACGGTGCCATGGTGGGGCTGGCTGGGCGGCGTGGCGGCGGCAACCTATGTGACGGTGACCTTCTCGGTGATCCCGCATATCGGCGCGGCCACCACCATTGCGCTCACGGTCACCGGGCAGCAGCTGGCCTCGGCCGTCATCGACCATCGCGGCTGGTTCCAGCTGCCCGCCACACCGATCACGGTCGAGCGGCTCGGCGGCCTGGCCGCGCTCATCCTGGGCTGCGCGCTGGTGCAGCTGGCCTGA
- a CDS encoding serine/threonine-protein kinase: MDAPPSRAGSRFGPYELRSLLGRGGMGEVYEAYDASKDRVVALKLLPAELAKDPSYQERFRRESQAAARLAEPHIIPIHDWGEIDGVLYIDMRLVRGQDLRTLLDTQGPMDPLRAIAIVEQIAAALDAAHYSGLVHRDVKPANILVTDADFAYLADFGIARTEGDSTITMTGTAVGSYAYMAPERFDAGPVTGRADLYALGCVLHECVTGNKPFEAQNMSGLIRAHLSEPPPRASMQRPGIPVALDAIVGRALAKDPNARFYTAGEFARAARTALTGGPVTAPPTEVIRPGRTVPPAAAVPPGVLPPAGAVPPAGSVPSAPTMRNSSPGYPQPPVGNADPTLLQPNTGSYPPYTTGSFRVVAPETEPSEPELPKILPTDPTTVRVSDFHYTPLPQSAQQQAVWGHADSRQQDFPYAPAPDPSLYPTSEHPRVDPAPPPAYRPSRRKSLAGPLAIGVLVIALAAIAGAVGWQVRDGSGNESPNTTVAQDNPEVKLPLSQPKTTTTSPAQTTVQLPAGATPCPAVYPSTNGLTVSAIGSTVTSCPFAEEVRRAYAAAGGGQQGAAASVVAVSPVTGRAYTMNCTAAGKLVTCIGGENAVVYVY; encoded by the coding sequence GTGGATGCACCGCCATCGCGGGCCGGGAGCAGGTTCGGCCCGTACGAGTTGCGCTCGCTGCTGGGCAGGGGCGGCATGGGGGAGGTCTACGAGGCGTACGACGCTTCGAAGGACCGGGTCGTAGCGCTCAAACTGCTACCCGCCGAGCTCGCCAAGGACCCCTCCTATCAGGAACGTTTCCGCCGGGAGTCGCAGGCGGCGGCGCGGTTGGCCGAACCGCACATCATTCCGATCCACGACTGGGGCGAGATCGACGGTGTGCTGTACATCGATATGCGGCTGGTGCGCGGGCAGGATCTGCGCACGCTGCTCGATACGCAGGGGCCGATGGATCCGCTGCGCGCCATCGCCATCGTCGAGCAGATCGCGGCGGCGCTGGATGCCGCGCACTACTCGGGTCTCGTGCACCGGGATGTGAAACCCGCCAATATTCTTGTCACTGATGCGGATTTCGCATATCTGGCGGATTTCGGCATTGCGCGCACCGAGGGCGATTCCACCATCACCATGACCGGCACCGCGGTCGGGTCCTACGCGTATATGGCACCGGAGCGGTTCGACGCCGGACCGGTCACCGGCCGCGCGGACCTGTACGCGCTGGGCTGTGTGCTGCACGAATGCGTCACGGGCAATAAGCCGTTCGAGGCGCAGAACATGAGCGGGCTTATCCGCGCGCATCTTTCGGAGCCGCCGCCGCGAGCGAGCATGCAGCGCCCGGGTATTCCGGTCGCGCTGGACGCCATCGTGGGCCGGGCGCTGGCCAAGGATCCCAATGCGCGGTTCTACACCGCGGGTGAGTTCGCCCGCGCCGCGCGCACGGCGCTGACCGGTGGGCCGGTGACCGCGCCGCCCACCGAGGTGATCCGGCCGGGCCGCACCGTGCCGCCCGCCGCCGCGGTGCCGCCCGGGGTGCTGCCGCCCGCGGGAGCCGTGCCACCCGCCGGATCGGTGCCGTCCGCGCCGACCATGCGCAACTCCTCCCCCGGCTATCCGCAGCCGCCGGTCGGCAATGCGGATCCGACTCTGCTGCAACCGAATACCGGTTCCTACCCGCCGTACACCACCGGTAGTTTCCGGGTGGTCGCGCCGGAGACGGAACCGTCGGAACCGGAGCTGCCGAAGATCCTGCCGACGGATCCGACCACGGTGCGGGTGAGCGATTTCCACTACACGCCGCTGCCGCAGTCGGCGCAGCAGCAGGCGGTGTGGGGGCATGCGGACAGCCGGCAGCAGGATTTCCCGTACGCGCCCGCGCCCGATCCCTCGCTGTATCCGACCTCGGAGCATCCGCGGGTGGACCCGGCTCCCCCGCCGGCGTACCGGCCCTCGCGGCGCAAGTCTCTCGCGGGCCCGCTGGCGATCGGCGTGCTGGTGATCGCGCTGGCCGCCATCGCGGGTGCGGTGGGCTGGCAAGTCCGCGACGGCTCCGGCAACGAATCACCGAATACGACGGTGGCGCAGGACAATCCGGAGGTCAAGCTGCCGCTGTCACAACCGAAGACCACGACGACGTCCCCGGCGCAGACCACGGTCCAGCTGCCGGCGGGCGCCACGCCGTGTCCGGCGGTGTATCCGTCCACCAACGGATTAACCGTGTCCGCGATCGGAAGTACTGTCACCAGTTGTCCTTTCGCGGAAGAAGTACGACGTGCCTATGCTGCCGCGGGTGGGGGCCAGCAGGGCGCGGCGGCTAGTGTTGTGGCGGTCAGCCCGGTCACCGGCCGGGCTTACACGATGAACTGCACTGCTGCAGGCAAATTGGTCACCTGCATCGGTGGTGAGAACGCGGTGGTGTATGTCTACTGA
- a CDS encoding ATP-dependent 6-phosphofructokinase, which yields MRIGVLTGGGDCPGLNAVIRAVVRTANGRWGDAIVGFQDGWRGLLEDRKIQILNNDRTDRLLTKGGTMLGTARTNPDVLRAGLPRIKQTLDDNGIDALIPIGGEGTLTAASWLADEGVPVVGVPKTIDNDIDCTDTTFGHDTAVSIATEAIDRLHTTAESHQRVMLVEVMGRHAGWIAINSGIASGAHLTLVPEVPFDVDEVCAMVKRRFQRGDSHFICVVAEGAHPDPKSMTLRDGGIDEFGHVRFTGVAQQLAPEIERRIGKEVRVTVLGHVQRGGTPTPYDRVLATRFGVHAAEAVHAGNFGQMVALRGSEIELVPLSEATKQLKLVPQDRYREAAAFFG from the coding sequence ATGCGCATCGGAGTCTTGACCGGAGGCGGAGACTGCCCAGGCTTGAACGCGGTGATTCGTGCTGTCGTTCGTACCGCGAACGGCCGCTGGGGGGATGCGATCGTCGGGTTCCAGGACGGGTGGCGCGGCCTACTCGAGGATCGCAAGATCCAGATTCTCAACAATGACCGCACCGACCGGCTGCTCACCAAGGGCGGCACCATGCTCGGCACCGCCCGCACCAATCCCGATGTGCTGCGGGCCGGATTGCCGCGCATCAAACAGACCCTCGACGACAACGGCATCGACGCGCTCATCCCGATCGGCGGCGAAGGCACGCTGACCGCGGCCAGCTGGCTGGCCGACGAGGGCGTGCCGGTGGTGGGCGTGCCCAAGACCATCGACAACGACATCGACTGCACCGACACCACTTTCGGCCACGACACCGCCGTCTCCATTGCCACCGAGGCCATCGACCGCCTGCACACCACCGCGGAATCGCATCAGCGCGTCATGCTGGTGGAGGTCATGGGGCGGCATGCCGGGTGGATCGCCATCAACTCCGGGATCGCCTCCGGCGCGCACCTGACCCTGGTCCCCGAGGTGCCCTTCGATGTGGACGAAGTGTGCGCCATGGTGAAACGCCGCTTCCAGCGCGGGGATTCGCACTTCATCTGCGTGGTCGCCGAAGGCGCGCACCCCGATCCCAAATCCATGACCCTGCGCGACGGCGGCATCGACGAGTTCGGACACGTGCGCTTCACCGGTGTGGCGCAGCAGCTCGCGCCGGAGATCGAGCGGCGCATCGGCAAGGAGGTGCGGGTGACCGTGCTCGGCCACGTGCAGCGCGGCGGCACCCCCACCCCGTACGACCGGGTACTTGCCACCCGCTTCGGCGTACACGCCGCCGAGGCCGTGCACGCCGGGAACTTCGGCCAGATGGTGGCGCTGCGCGGCAGCGAAATCGAGCTCGTGCCGTTGTCCGAGGCCACCAAGCAGCTGAAACTCGTTCCGCAGGACCGGTATCGGGAAGCGGCCGCGTTCTTCGGCTGA
- a CDS encoding response regulator: MLVVDDQELVRGGLRRILRRRDGFVVSECADGDEVPAALAAHRPHVVLMDLRMKRIGGIEATRALRTRADSPPVLVLTTFDDDQLLSGALRAGAAGFILKDSPAEDLIRAVRTVAAGGSWLDPSVTPRVLSAYRSARPPAPSDSRLPELTSRELEVLELIGKGRLNGEIARALGISEVTVKSHVGHIFGKLGLRDRAAAIVFAFDHGVVAPGESNA; encoded by the coding sequence GTGCTCGTCGTCGACGATCAGGAGCTGGTGCGCGGCGGACTGCGCCGAATCCTGCGCCGCAGAGACGGTTTCGTCGTCAGCGAGTGCGCCGACGGGGATGAGGTGCCCGCCGCGCTCGCCGCGCACCGCCCGCATGTGGTGCTCATGGATCTGCGCATGAAGCGCATCGGCGGCATCGAGGCCACGCGCGCCCTGCGCACGCGCGCGGATTCCCCGCCGGTGCTGGTGCTCACCACCTTCGATGATGATCAATTGCTATCCGGGGCATTACGTGCGGGGGCGGCCGGTTTCATCCTCAAGGACTCCCCCGCCGAGGATCTGATCCGCGCGGTGCGCACGGTCGCCGCGGGCGGTTCCTGGTTGGATCCGTCGGTGACGCCCCGGGTGCTGTCGGCGTACCGCTCCGCGCGCCCGCCCGCCCCGTCCGATTCCCGGCTGCCCGAACTCACTTCGCGTGAACTCGAGGTGCTCGAACTCATCGGCAAGGGCAGGCTCAACGGGGAGATCGCGCGCGCCCTGGGGATCTCCGAGGTGACCGTGAAAAGCCATGTCGGCCACATCTTCGGGAAGCTGGGGTTACGGGATCGAGCTGCGGCGATCGTCTTCGCGTTTGACCACGGCGTCGTCGCACCGGGAGAATCCAATGCTTAG